TACGCCGAACTCGCGCACGACGCCGAATCCCGCTTCGACGGTCGACTCCGCGATCCCGACGGGACCGTCTTCGAGGAGTTCCGGGTCTCGACGTAGCCCGATCCGCCCCAACCGCCCGAAACGGCTTTAGGCCGGCGTCGGTATCGTCTCACATGGTCTTTGGCATCGACCCGGTGCTCCTCGGGCTTCTCGCGGCCATCCTGCTCGTCGTCTTCGCCGCCTATCTGTTGCTCCGACGCACTGCGACCGCGTTCCGTGAAGGTAGCAGACGCGGCCGGCGGTAGCCGACGCGACGAACGCTGCCACCGAACGCCTTCTCAGGTCATCGCCCGACGAACGTCCTCGACGGCGCGCTCGACGTCCGATCGGTCGATGTCGAGGTGAGTACAAAACCGGACGACGTGCTCGCCGAACGCCGTTCCCTGCACTCCTTCGTCGGCGACCCGTTCGAGGAACTCCTCGGCGGTCGGCTCGGTCTCGACGAGGAC
The genomic region above belongs to Halococcus salifodinae DSM 8989 and contains:
- a CDS encoding DUF7859 family protein, with protein sequence MVFGIDPVLLGLLAAILLVVFAAYLLLRRTATAFREGSRRGRR